The Eurosta solidaginis isolate ZX-2024a chromosome 4, ASM4086904v1, whole genome shotgun sequence genome includes a window with the following:
- the LOC137247612 gene encoding LOW QUALITY PROTEIN: rac GTPase-activating protein 1-like (The sequence of the model RefSeq protein was modified relative to this genomic sequence to represent the inferred CDS: inserted 1 base in 1 codon): MRQHNFASRTFIRTNTCAHCQKKIRFGTVGVRCRDCSIRCHADFRSALTVSCVPQSGRPTSXYKGYLSDYAPNVLPMIPALIVHCVNEIESRGLNEVVIYRVSGLELEVKALKERFLRGKNTPHLANIVVHVLCGCVKDFLRSLREPLMPTNLRKDFCNAGQQPSEAEIQKDPFKRIAECREVLMPIDNIARVFGPTIVGYSSADPDRHAIFTEVYMQFTTMQNLLTISGDYWGQYVILEADKENTQTNGSTNTIKRPPSRHK; encoded by the exons ATGCGTCAGCACAATTTTGCTTCACGTACCTTTATACGTACTAATACCTGCGCACATTGTCAGAAAAAAATTCGTTTTGGTACAGTGGGTGTACGATGTCGAGATTGTTCAATACGTTGTCATGCCGATTTTCGTTCGGCGCTAACAGTAAGCTGTGTGCCACAATCAGGCAGACCCACAT AATACAAAGGCTATCTTAGCGATTATGCACCGAACGTGTTGCCGATGATACCAGCTCTCATTGTACATTGCGTTAACGAAATTGAGTCGCGCGGACTCAATGAGGTAGTTATTTATCGTGTGTCGGGTTTGGAACTTGAAGTTAAAGCACTCAAAGAGCGTTTCCTACGCGGCAAGAATACACCTCATCTCGCTAACATTGTCGTACATGTGTTATGCGGTTGTGTTAAAGATTTTTTGCGTTCCCTACGCGAGCCGCTTATGCCCACTAATTTGCGGAAAGATTTTTGTAATGCAGGGCAACAGCCATCTGAAGCTGAAATACAAAAGGACCCTTTCAAG CGCATAGCTGAATGTCGTGAAGTATTAATGCCCATCGATAATATTGCGCGCGTATTCGGGCCAACTATTGTTGGCTACTCATCGGCAGATCCTGATAGGCATGCCATTTTCACAGAAGTATACATGCAATTCACAACGATGCAGAATCTTTTGACGATATCTGGCGATTATTGGGGTCAATATGTTATTTTGGAAGCCGATAAAGAGAATACACAAACAAATGGTTCAACGAATACGATTAAGCGCCCTCCTAGTCGCCACAAGTGA